In one Mangifera indica cultivar Alphonso unplaced genomic scaffold, CATAS_Mindica_2.1 Un_0067, whole genome shotgun sequence genomic region, the following are encoded:
- the LOC123207238 gene encoding rhodanese-like domain-containing protein 4, chloroplastic isoform X2 encodes MEALNAASLTPISVLCERRTEPRKIQSLSTTSLSRLSTSRESLKRSVHGGLVLVSSVIGTGLAKALTYEGALQQSTSSSTSDGDVSGILDTVISFGTENPAIVAGGATILAVPLILSLVLNKPKPWGVESAKNAYAKLGEDGSAQLLDIRPPVDFRQVGSPDVRGLGKKPVSIAYKGEDKPGFLKKLSLKFKEPENTTLFILDKFDGNSGLVAELVTVNGFKAAYAIKDGAEGPRGWMNSGLPWIPARKALSLDLSSLTESIDGIFGEASDGLPVTLGIAAAATGLGLLAFTEVETILQLLGSAAIVQFVGKKLLFAEDRKETLKQVDEFLNTKVAPKELVDEIKEIGKALLPTPVSGSKALPAPAEANSAPASVESNEQKAEAAVEPGPQINSVPKTEVKAESLLGVPRPLSPYPSYPDFKPPTSPTPSQP; translated from the exons ATGGAGGCCCTCAATGCTGCAAGCTTGACCCCTATTTCAGTTCTTTGTGAAAGAAGAACAGAGCCCAGGAAAATCCAGTCTCTATCCACAACTTCTTTATCCAGACTCTCAACTTCTCGAGAGTCTTTAAAAAGGAGCGTTCATGGTGGTTTAGTGCTAGTATCTTCAGTTATTGGTACTGGTTTAGCTAAAGCTTTAACATATGAAGGAGCACTGCAGCAGTCAACAAGTTCTTCCACATCTGATGGTGATGTAAGTGGAATTCTTGATACTGTTATTAGTTTTGGAACTGAGAATCCTGCAATTGTAGCTGGTGGCGCTACCATTTTGGCAGTTCCATTGATTTTGTCTCTGGTTCTAAACAAGCCTAAACCATGGGGTGTTGAATCTGCCAAAAATGCTTATGCAAAGTTGGGTGAAGATGGGAGTGCCCAGTTGCTGGATATAAGACCTCCAGTGGATTTTAGGCAAGTGGGTAGTCCTGACGTCCGAGGTTTGGGTAAGAAGCCTGTGTCAATTGCTTACAAAGGTGAAGATAAGCCAGGGTTCTTGAAGAAGCTGTCTTTGAAGTTCAAGGAACCAGAAaatactacattgtttattctAGACAA ATTTGATGGGAACTCCGGACTGGTTGCAGAGTTAGTCACTGTAAATGGATTCAAAGCTGCATATGCCATAAAGGATGGAGCAGAAGGACCGCGAGGATGGATG AATAGTGGTCTTCCTTGGATACCAGCAAGGAAAGCATTGAGTCTTGATCTCAGCAGTTTGACAGAGTCTATTGATGGTATCTTTGGA GAGGCTTCTGATGGTTTGCCTGTCACCCTCGGGATTGCAGCAGCAGCAACTGGATTAGGTTTATTAGCATTTACAGAG GTAGAAACAATACTTCAACTGTTGGGCTCAGCTGCTATTGTTCAATTTGTTGGCAAAAAACTCCTGTTTGCAGAA GATCGGAAAGAAACACTAAAACAAGTCGATGAATTTCTGAACACCAAGGTTGCTCCTAAAGAGCTTGTCGATGAGATAAAG GAAATTGGGAAAGCACTTCTACCAACACCAGTGAGCGGCAGCAAGGCTCTTCCTGCACCGGCTGAGGCAAACTCGGCACCTGCTTCTGTAGAAAGTAACGAACAGAAAGCAGAAGCAGCTGTTGAACCAGGTCCCCAAATAAATTCAGTACCGAAAACAGAGGTTAAAGCGGAATCACTTCTCGGAGTTCCAAGACCACTTTCTCCATATCCATCA TATCCAGATTTCAAGCCTCCAACATCTCCTACCCCATCACAGCCCTAG
- the LOC123207239 gene encoding chitinase domain-containing protein 1-like, with amino-acid sequence MAKRRERRVAQSSDRRKSRVESSNRLDQFDSATDGKLITIFVVFFILIPAVSISLYYFKYASLSKPAISHVHQRGLIKTDVNYQEILTDNSKVSENVSYRHYTYPVLAYITPWNSKGYEIAKKFNSKFTHLSPVWYDIKSQGTTLIIEGRHNADKGWISELRMKGHALVLPRVVLEAFPRDLIMKKKLRDEAIELILAECKEMEYDGIVLESWSRWAAYGILHDPDMRNMALDFIKQLGHALHSMNTERNSEQHLQLVYVIGPPHSEKLQAHDFGPEDLQSLSDAVDGFSLMTYDFSSPHNPGPNAPLKWIRSVLQLLLGSPRNGVQSLARKIFLGINFYGNDFTLTGGSGGGAITGREYLHLLEKYRPVMQWEKNIGEHFFLYSDENNEKHAVFYPSLMSISMRLEEAHLWGTGLSIWEIGQGLDYFFDIL; translated from the exons ATGGCGAAGAGGCGAGAACGCCGAGTCGCACAGAGTTCGGATCGCCGTAAGAGCCGAGTGGAATCGTCAAATCGATTAGACCAATTCGACTCAGCTACTGATGGCAAGCTCATCACCATTTTCGTTGTCTTCTTCATCTTGATTCCCGCCGTTTCCATCTCCTTATATTATTTCAAGTACGCTTCGCTCTCGAAACCAGCCATTTCTCATGTACACCAACGAGGACTCATCAAAACTGATGTCAACTACCAAGAAATCCTCACT GATAATTCAAAGGTATCAGAGAATGTATCTTATCGCCACTACACTTATCCTGTATTGGCCTACATTACTCCATG GAACTCCAAGGGCTATGAAATTGCAAAGAAGTTCAATTCTAAATTTACACACTTATCACCAGTCTGGTATGATATAAAGAG CCAGGGGACCACCTTGATCATTGAAGGGAGACATAATGCTGATAAAGGATGGATCTCAGAGCTAAGAATGAAAGGACATGCTCTG GTGTTGCCCAGAGTTGTTCTGGAAGCGTTTCCCAGGGACTTGATTATGAAGAAGAAACTGAGGGATGAAGCAATTGAGCTTATATTGGCAGAGTGCAA GGAAATGGAATATGATGGTATTGTACTAGAGTCTTGGTCCAGGTGGGCAGCTTATGGTATCTTGCATGATCCAGATATGCGGAATATG GCTTTGGACTTTATAAAACAACTTGGACATGCATTGCACTCAATGAACACGGAGAGGAACAGTGAGCAACATTTGCAGTTGGTCTATGTCATAGGTCCACCACATTCAGAGAAGCTTCAAGCACACGATTTTGGCCCAGAAGATCTTCAAAGCTTGAGTGATGCTGTAGATGGTTTCTCACTAATGACTTATGACTTCTCAAGTCCTCATAATCCCGGTCCCAATGCACCACTAAAGTGGATACGTTCCGTCCTGCAGTTGCTCCTCGGTAGCCCTAGGAATGGTGTGCAGAGCTTAGCTCGGAAGATATTTCTTGGTATCAATTTCTATGGAAATGATTTCACCCTTACAGGAG GATCAGGTGGTGGAGCTATCACTGGAAGGGAGTACCTCCATTTATTGGAAAAGTACAGGCCTGTTATGCAGTGGGAAAAAAACATCGGGGAGCACTTCTTCCTCTACTCTGATGAGAACAATGAAAAGCATGCAGTGTTCTACCCATCATTGATGTCAATATCTATGCGGCTAGAGGAAGCTCATTTATGGGGAACTGGCCTCTCCATCTGGGAAATAGGGCAGGGTTTGGATTACTTTTTTGATATTCTGTAG
- the LOC123207238 gene encoding rhodanese-like domain-containing protein 4, chloroplastic isoform X1, whose protein sequence is MEALNAASLTPISVLCERRTEPRKIQSLSTTSLSRLSTSRESLKRSVHGGLVLVSSVIGTGLAKALTYEGALQQSTSSSTSDGDVSGILDTVISFGTENPAIVAGGATILAVPLILSLVLNKPKPWGVESAKNAYAKLGEDGSAQLLDIRPPVDFRQVGSPDVRGLGKKPVSIAYKGEDKPGFLKKLSLKFKEPENTTLFILDKFDGNSGLVAELVTVNGFKAAYAIKDGAEGPRGWMNSGLPWIPARKALSLDLSSLTESIDGIFGEASDGLPVTLGIAAAATGLGLLAFTEVETILQLLGSAAIVQFVGKKLLFAEDRKETLKQVDEFLNTKVAPKELVDEIKEIGKALLPTPVSGSKALPAPAEANSAPASVESNEQKAEAAVEPGPQINSVPKTEVKAESLLGVPRPLSPYPSVIPTYIQISSLQHLLPHHSPRVQTVYRVSK, encoded by the exons ATGGAGGCCCTCAATGCTGCAAGCTTGACCCCTATTTCAGTTCTTTGTGAAAGAAGAACAGAGCCCAGGAAAATCCAGTCTCTATCCACAACTTCTTTATCCAGACTCTCAACTTCTCGAGAGTCTTTAAAAAGGAGCGTTCATGGTGGTTTAGTGCTAGTATCTTCAGTTATTGGTACTGGTTTAGCTAAAGCTTTAACATATGAAGGAGCACTGCAGCAGTCAACAAGTTCTTCCACATCTGATGGTGATGTAAGTGGAATTCTTGATACTGTTATTAGTTTTGGAACTGAGAATCCTGCAATTGTAGCTGGTGGCGCTACCATTTTGGCAGTTCCATTGATTTTGTCTCTGGTTCTAAACAAGCCTAAACCATGGGGTGTTGAATCTGCCAAAAATGCTTATGCAAAGTTGGGTGAAGATGGGAGTGCCCAGTTGCTGGATATAAGACCTCCAGTGGATTTTAGGCAAGTGGGTAGTCCTGACGTCCGAGGTTTGGGTAAGAAGCCTGTGTCAATTGCTTACAAAGGTGAAGATAAGCCAGGGTTCTTGAAGAAGCTGTCTTTGAAGTTCAAGGAACCAGAAaatactacattgtttattctAGACAA ATTTGATGGGAACTCCGGACTGGTTGCAGAGTTAGTCACTGTAAATGGATTCAAAGCTGCATATGCCATAAAGGATGGAGCAGAAGGACCGCGAGGATGGATG AATAGTGGTCTTCCTTGGATACCAGCAAGGAAAGCATTGAGTCTTGATCTCAGCAGTTTGACAGAGTCTATTGATGGTATCTTTGGA GAGGCTTCTGATGGTTTGCCTGTCACCCTCGGGATTGCAGCAGCAGCAACTGGATTAGGTTTATTAGCATTTACAGAG GTAGAAACAATACTTCAACTGTTGGGCTCAGCTGCTATTGTTCAATTTGTTGGCAAAAAACTCCTGTTTGCAGAA GATCGGAAAGAAACACTAAAACAAGTCGATGAATTTCTGAACACCAAGGTTGCTCCTAAAGAGCTTGTCGATGAGATAAAG GAAATTGGGAAAGCACTTCTACCAACACCAGTGAGCGGCAGCAAGGCTCTTCCTGCACCGGCTGAGGCAAACTCGGCACCTGCTTCTGTAGAAAGTAACGAACAGAAAGCAGAAGCAGCTGTTGAACCAGGTCCCCAAATAAATTCAGTACCGAAAACAGAGGTTAAAGCGGAATCACTTCTCGGAGTTCCAAGACCACTTTCTCCATATCCATCAGTAATACCTACTTA TATCCAGATTTCAAGCCTCCAACATCTCCTACCCCATCACAGCCCTAGAGTGCAAACTGTATACAGAGTCTCCAAGTAA